In a single window of the Necator americanus strain Aroian chromosome X, whole genome shotgun sequence genome:
- a CDS encoding hypothetical protein (NECATOR_CHRX.G26412.T1), with the protein MFCMLWCSVFWRPWFNECGMEEVNEKNESTSSDIEEVTQKIVLHVYDDESREFTSLTTYHGMIRIYSSETWPSRIFWSLVVVTCLTLFMIHSGLMLLFYHSHPTFFKTTNILLTEAYLPLVTVCKVGGTHQWRKYPRLQSQEHLVSLFNSMLVGDSLDANDMRKLELLEELYTMTEGENFNMNEFLRENRVQCEEFVKTVRIGDRLVKNHCAISHWSLTDVGYCSTFEWKEVSSSSHPIRIDVVSEPDEVIVFHVHPENTAFASNSERIYVPRGKSAKLVIQPKKKIHLRSGQWGDCMAQQIHTTTYSETHYTKKSCEKYCIVENYIQRCGCVPFFADPQNLRACNLTETITCRGKDAIEGKSECHCPVDCDLVDYSHSLLSYLKTSQRNLSSIEIQMQSRQLQVNEQMKRIKAVDLLSYVAGSMGLFLGMSCVTLLEIFIYLFKSVWGVFNDQRHKTYYLENLLGVNDNDSSASSHEEIVITTKTRRSSVVLSSAPTAPVMPTVEDENIELLEKPNDPHRSRLKIEIVRHPMGRRRSSYAHHLGF; encoded by the exons ATGTTCTGCATGCTATGGTGTTCGGTGTTCTGGAG ACCATGGTTCAATGAGTGTGGAATGGAAGAAGTCaacgagaaaaatgaaagtacaTCTTCTGACATTGAAGAAGTCACGCAAAAAATCGTTCTTCATGTGTACGATGATGAGTCGCGAGAGTTCACGTCACTTACTACCTATCATGGAATG ATAAGAATCTACTCTTCGGAAACATGGCCATCGCGAATCTTTTGGTCTCTTGTGGTTGTGACATGTTTAACACTCTTCATGATACAC AGTGGACTCATGCTCCTTTTTTACCACTCGCAtcccacattttttaaaaccacGAACATATTGCTTACCGAAGCGTACTTACCGCTGGTTACTGTATGCAAAGTGGGAGGAACACACCAGTGGAGGAAATATCCAA GGTTGCAATCTCAGGAACACCTGGTGTCTCTATTCAATTCTATGTTGGTTGGTGATTCGCTCGATGCTAATGATATGCGAAAACTGGAACTTCTGGAAGAATTATATACGATGACTGAAGGGGAGAACTTCAACATGAACGAATTTCTTAGGGAAAATAG GGTACAATGCGAGGAATTTGTGAAAACCGTGCGTATCGGTGACCGACTCGTCAAAAATCATTGTGCAATATCGCATTGGTCGCTTACAGATGTTGGATATTGTAGCACTTTCGAATGGAAAGAGGTCTCTTCGTCCTCACATCCAATTCGCATAGATGTGGTTAGTGAACCTGATG AAGTCATAGTATTTCATGTGCATCCGGAAAACACTGCATTCGCGTCGAATTCAGAGCGTATCTACGTTCCACGAGGGAAATCTGCAAAATTGGTCATTCAACCTAAAAAG AAGATTCACCTTAGGTCCGGTCAGTGGGGTGACTGCATGGCTCAACAAATTCATACGACTACCTACTCAGAAACACATTACACCAAGAAGAGTTGTGAAAAGTACTGTATTGTAGAAAATTATATACAGCG ATGCGGTTGTGTTCCGTTTTTCGCTGATCCTCAAAACTTAAGAGCCTGTAATCTCACTGAAACTATTACATGTCGTGGAAAAG ATGCAATTGAAGGGAAATCAGAGTGCCACTGTCCTGTAGATTGCGATCTTGTGGATTATTCACATTCGCTATTATCCTATCTAAAAACCAGTCAGAG GAATCTGTCATCTATTGAAATCCAGATGCAATCACGTCAACTACAAGTAAACGAACAAATGAAGCGAATAAAAGCTGTTGATCTGCTAA GTTACGTGGCTGGCAGCATGGGATTGTTTCTAGGTATGAGTTGTGTCACATTGCTAGAGATTTTCATCTACCTTTTCAAAAGTGTATGGGGAGTTTTCAATGACCAG AGGCACAAAACATACTACCTCGAAAATCTACTCGGAGTGAACGACAATGACAGTTCTGCGAGTTCTCACGAGGAAATTGTCATTACGACAAAGACTCGGAG GAGCTCTGTCGTTCTTTCATCCGCACCGACAGCACCTGTTATGCCAACGGTAGAAGACGAAAACATCGAGCTTCTGGAGAAACCAAACGATCCTCACCGTTCTCGTCTTAAA ATCGAAATTGTACGCCATCCAATGGGAAGACGAAGATCGTCATATGCTCATCATTTGGGTTTCTGA
- a CDS encoding hypothetical protein (NECATOR_CHRX.G26412.T3) — MEEVNEKNESTSSDIEEVTQKIVLHVYDDESREFTSLTTYHGMIRIYSSETWPSRIFWSLVVVTCLTLFMIHSGLMLLFYHSHPTFFKTTNILLTEAYLPLVTVCKVGGTHQWRKYPRLQSQEHLVSLFNSMLVGDSLDANDMRKLELLEELYTMTEGENFNMNEFLRENRVQCEEFVKTHFRMERGLFVLTSNSHRCEVIVFHVHPENTAFASNSERIYVPRGKSAKLVIQPKKKIHLRSGQWGDCMAQQIHTTTYSETHYTKKSCEKYCIVENYIQRCGCVPFFADPQNLRACNLTETITCRGKDAIEGKSECHCPVDCDLVDYSHSLLSYLKTSQRNLSSIEIQMQSRQLQVNEQMKRIKAVDLLSYVAGSMGLFLGMSCVTLLEIFIYLFKSVWGVFNDQRHKTYYLENLLGVNDNDSSASSHEEIVITTKTRRSSVVLSSAPTAPVMPTVEDENIELLEKPNDPHRSRLKIEIVRHPMGRRRSSYAHHLVFSLNDAFFITEEKARFISKAMARISTIMIMNN; from the exons ATGGAAGAAGTCaacgagaaaaatgaaagtacaTCTTCTGACATTGAAGAAGTCACGCAAAAAATCGTTCTTCATGTGTACGATGATGAGTCGCGAGAGTTCACGTCACTTACTACCTATCATGGAATG ATAAGAATCTACTCTTCGGAAACATGGCCATCGCGAATCTTTTGGTCTCTTGTGGTTGTGACATGTTTAACACTCTTCATGATACAC AGTGGACTCATGCTCCTTTTTTACCACTCGCAtcccacattttttaaaaccacGAACATATTGCTTACCGAAGCGTACTTACCGCTGGTTACTGTATGCAAAGTGGGAGGAACACACCAGTGGAGGAAATATCCAA GGTTGCAATCTCAGGAACACCTGGTGTCTCTATTCAATTCTATGTTGGTTGGTGATTCGCTCGATGCTAATGATATGCGAAAACTGGAACTTCTGGAAGAATTATATACGATGACTGAAGGGGAGAACTTCAACATGAACGAATTTCTTAGGGAAAATAG GGTACAATGCGAGGAATTTGTGAAAACC CACTTTCGAATGGAAAGAGGTCTCTTCGTCCTCACATCCAATTCGCATAGATGTG AAGTCATAGTATTTCATGTGCATCCGGAAAACACTGCATTCGCGTCGAATTCAGAGCGTATCTACGTTCCACGAGGGAAATCTGCAAAATTGGTCATTCAACCTAAAAAG AAGATTCACCTTAGGTCCGGTCAGTGGGGTGACTGCATGGCTCAACAAATTCATACGACTACCTACTCAGAAACACATTACACCAAGAAGAGTTGTGAAAAGTACTGTATTGTAGAAAATTATATACAGCG ATGCGGTTGTGTTCCGTTTTTCGCTGATCCTCAAAACTTAAGAGCCTGTAATCTCACTGAAACTATTACATGTCGTGGAAAAG ATGCAATTGAAGGGAAATCAGAGTGCCACTGTCCTGTAGATTGCGATCTTGTGGATTATTCACATTCGCTATTATCCTATCTAAAAACCAGTCAGAG GAATCTGTCATCTATTGAAATCCAGATGCAATCACGTCAACTACAAGTAAACGAACAAATGAAGCGAATAAAAGCTGTTGATCTGCTAA GTTACGTGGCTGGCAGCATGGGATTGTTTCTAGGTATGAGTTGTGTCACATTGCTAGAGATTTTCATCTACCTTTTCAAAAGTGTATGGGGAGTTTTCAATGACCAG AGGCACAAAACATACTACCTCGAAAATCTACTCGGAGTGAACGACAATGACAGTTCTGCGAGTTCTCACGAGGAAATTGTCATTACGACAAAGACTCGGAG GAGCTCTGTCGTTCTTTCATCCGCACCGACAGCACCTGTTATGCCAACGGTAGAAGACGAAAACATCGAGCTTCTGGAGAAACCAAACGATCCTCACCGTTCTCGTCTTAAA ATCGAAATTGTACGCCATCCAATGGGAAGACGAAGATCGTCATATGCTCATCATTTGG TGTTTTCACTAAATGATGCATTCTTCATCACCGAAGAAAAAG CGAGGTTCATTTCGAAAGCGATGGCAAGGATTTCGACTATAATGATCATGAATAACTGA
- a CDS encoding hypothetical protein (NECATOR_CHRX.G26412.T2), translated as MEEVNEKNESTSSDIEEVTQKIVLHVYDDESREFTSLTTYHGMIRIYSSETWPSRIFWSLVVVTCLTLFMIHSGLMLLFYHSHPTFFKTTNILLTEAYLPLVTVCKVGGTHQWRKYPRLQSQEHLVSLFNSMLVGDSLDANDMRKLELLEELYTMTEGENFNMNEFLRENRVQCEEFVKTVRIGDRLVKNHCAISHWSLTDVGYCSTFEWKEVSSSSHPIRIDVVSEPDEVIVFHVHPENTAFASNSERIYVPRGKSAKLVIQPKKKIHLRSGQWGDCMAQQIHTTTYSETHYTKKSCEKYCIVENYIQRCGCVPFFADPQNLRACNLTETITCRGKDAIEGKSECHCPVDCDLVDYSHSLLSYLKTSQRNLSSIEIQMQSRQLQVNEQMKRIKAVDLLSYVAGSMGLFLGMSCVTLLEIFIYLFKSVWGVFNDQRHKTYYLENLLGVNDNDSSASSHEEIVITTKTRRSSVVLSSAPTAPVMPTVEDENIELLEKPNDPHRSRLKIEIVRHPMGRRRSSYAHHLVFSLNDAFFITEEKARFISKAMARISTIMIMNN; from the exons ATGGAAGAAGTCaacgagaaaaatgaaagtacaTCTTCTGACATTGAAGAAGTCACGCAAAAAATCGTTCTTCATGTGTACGATGATGAGTCGCGAGAGTTCACGTCACTTACTACCTATCATGGAATG ATAAGAATCTACTCTTCGGAAACATGGCCATCGCGAATCTTTTGGTCTCTTGTGGTTGTGACATGTTTAACACTCTTCATGATACAC AGTGGACTCATGCTCCTTTTTTACCACTCGCAtcccacattttttaaaaccacGAACATATTGCTTACCGAAGCGTACTTACCGCTGGTTACTGTATGCAAAGTGGGAGGAACACACCAGTGGAGGAAATATCCAA GGTTGCAATCTCAGGAACACCTGGTGTCTCTATTCAATTCTATGTTGGTTGGTGATTCGCTCGATGCTAATGATATGCGAAAACTGGAACTTCTGGAAGAATTATATACGATGACTGAAGGGGAGAACTTCAACATGAACGAATTTCTTAGGGAAAATAG GGTACAATGCGAGGAATTTGTGAAAACCGTGCGTATCGGTGACCGACTCGTCAAAAATCATTGTGCAATATCGCATTGGTCGCTTACAGATGTTGGATATTGTAGCACTTTCGAATGGAAAGAGGTCTCTTCGTCCTCACATCCAATTCGCATAGATGTGGTTAGTGAACCTGATG AAGTCATAGTATTTCATGTGCATCCGGAAAACACTGCATTCGCGTCGAATTCAGAGCGTATCTACGTTCCACGAGGGAAATCTGCAAAATTGGTCATTCAACCTAAAAAG AAGATTCACCTTAGGTCCGGTCAGTGGGGTGACTGCATGGCTCAACAAATTCATACGACTACCTACTCAGAAACACATTACACCAAGAAGAGTTGTGAAAAGTACTGTATTGTAGAAAATTATATACAGCG ATGCGGTTGTGTTCCGTTTTTCGCTGATCCTCAAAACTTAAGAGCCTGTAATCTCACTGAAACTATTACATGTCGTGGAAAAG ATGCAATTGAAGGGAAATCAGAGTGCCACTGTCCTGTAGATTGCGATCTTGTGGATTATTCACATTCGCTATTATCCTATCTAAAAACCAGTCAGAG GAATCTGTCATCTATTGAAATCCAGATGCAATCACGTCAACTACAAGTAAACGAACAAATGAAGCGAATAAAAGCTGTTGATCTGCTAA GTTACGTGGCTGGCAGCATGGGATTGTTTCTAGGTATGAGTTGTGTCACATTGCTAGAGATTTTCATCTACCTTTTCAAAAGTGTATGGGGAGTTTTCAATGACCAG AGGCACAAAACATACTACCTCGAAAATCTACTCGGAGTGAACGACAATGACAGTTCTGCGAGTTCTCACGAGGAAATTGTCATTACGACAAAGACTCGGAG GAGCTCTGTCGTTCTTTCATCCGCACCGACAGCACCTGTTATGCCAACGGTAGAAGACGAAAACATCGAGCTTCTGGAGAAACCAAACGATCCTCACCGTTCTCGTCTTAAA ATCGAAATTGTACGCCATCCAATGGGAAGACGAAGATCGTCATATGCTCATCATTTGG TGTTTTCACTAAATGATGCATTCTTCATCACCGAAGAAAAAG CGAGGTTCATTTCGAAAGCGATGGCAAGGATTTCGACTATAATGATCATGAATAACTGA
- a CDS encoding hypothetical protein (NECATOR_CHRX.G26413.T1), protein MNYFLFLSEIMSLNKKWKQILDGCNKCAPRQISLDGMRQDLLVILQLGFAFFTVFSAFNSQGFVEISVLRGISQHDPSSGITSNSGYYSLAIIYFVFTFCNLIAPPIISVLGAKWAQVLGAVCYTSFMIQFLFVNMWSLYIFSAVLGFGAAVIWTANGAYLVQFSRAGKMARNSGILWAMLQSSLVAGAIFLFFVLSHGDLFSSYRLLYTAFAIVSCIGIITLCLLPASPPLNLDESLEDPLFDDPDELDVSAPIVPQDPRSWQQEFKHTFSLLRTKNMVLLSVCFLYSGIEITYYSGVYTACLSAATALNAGSERIISYAVLAMGIGQITGGLLFGVFPRSNKLNRSQIVIIGMVLHIIAFFLSFLNLPMEAPLHKTSAWGYIAPSIFVAILTAYFLGLGDSCWNTQIYTLIGAMYKDESSCAFALFKFFQSLAACVSFYYSSILLLHWQLLALCFGAATAAVCFFTVANKAESPEPIE, encoded by the exons ATGaattacttcctttttttaagcgAAATAATGAGCTTGAAtaagaaatggaaacaaatCCTTGACGGTTGCAATAAGTGCGCTCCACGGCAAATATCGCTCGACG GTATGCGGCAGGACCTCTTGGTGATTTTACAGCTTGGGTTTGCATTTTTCACCGTATTTTCGGCTTTCAACTCTCAGGGCTTCGTTGAG atTTCAGTGCTAAGAGGGATCTCTCAGCATGATCCCTCTTCTGGCATCACATCGAATAGCGGTTATTACAG TCTTGCCATCATCTActttgttttcactttttgcaACCTCATTGCGCCTCCGATCATCAGTGTTCTCGGCGCAAAATGGGCTCAG GTTCTGGGAGCGGTGTGCTACACTTCTTTCATGATTCAGTTCTTATTTGTTAACATGTGGTCCCTGTATATCTTCTCTGCTGTGTTAGGCTTTGGTGCTGCAG TGATTTGGACCGCAAATGGAGCGTATCTTGTCCAGTTTTCAAGGGCTGGAAAGATGGCTAGAAATAGTGGAATTCTCTGGGCGATGCTTCAGTCGTCGCTTGTTGCCGGAGcgattttcctcttttttgttcttagcCACGG AGATTTGTTCTCTTCCTATCGTCTTCTGTACACCGCATTTGCCATTGTTTCCTGTATTGGTATAATTACCTTATGTCTTCTTCCTGCTTCGCCCCCATTGAATT TAGATGAAAGCCTCGAAGATCCACTTTTTGATGACCCAGACGAGTTGGATGTTTCAGCTCCAATCGTCCCTCAAGATCCAAGAAGCTGGCAACAGGAATTCA AACAcacattttctcttcttcgcaCAAAGAACATGGTATTGCTGTCGGTTTGCTTCCTGTACAGTGGAATCGAGATCACATATTACAGTG GAGTCTATACCGCTTGTTTGTCTGCTGCTACTGCGCTCAATGCTGGATCTGAGAGAATCATCTCATATGCTGTACTAGCTATGGGTATTGGACAAATCACTG GAGGACTACTCTTCGGGGTGTTCCCCCGTAGTAATAAACTGAATCGCTCCCAAATTGTTATTATTGGTATGGTTTTGCATATCATCGCTTTCTTTTTGTCCTTCTTGAATCTGCCAATGGAGGCTCCGCTGCATAAAACCTCAGCCTGGGGATATATTGCGCCAAG CATATTCGTTGCTATCCTGACTGCTTATTTCCTCGGTTTGGGTGATTCGTGTTGGAACACTCAAATTTATACACTTATTGGAGCAATGTACAAGGATGAATCATCGTGTGCTTTTGcgcttttcaaattcttccag TCACTGGCGGCCTGCGTCTCGTTCTACTATAGCTCCATACTGCTTCTCCATTGGCAGCTCTTAGCTCTATGCTTTGGCGCTGCTACCGCTGCTGTCTGCTTTTTTACGGTAGCGAACAAAGCCGAATCCCCTGAACCCATTGAGTGA
- a CDS encoding hypothetical protein (NECATOR_CHRX.G26413.T3), whose amino-acid sequence MDVRSVLIHGNLEEAVKWLWKNGEIMSLNKKWKQILDGCNKCAPRQISLDGMRQDLLVILQLGFAFFTVFSAFNSQGFVEISVLRGISQHDPSSGITSNSGYYSLAIIYFVFTFCNLIAPPIISVLGAKWAQVLGAVCYTSFMIQFLFVNMWSLYIFSAVLGFGAAVIWTANGAYLVQFSRAGKMARNSGILWAMLQSSLVAGAIFLFFVLSHGDLFSSYRLLYTAFAIVSCIGIITLCLLPASPPLNYESLEDPLFDDPDELDVSAPIVPQDPRSWQQEFKHTFSLLRTKNMVLLSVCFLYSGIEITYYSGVYTACLSAATALNAGSERIISYAVLAMGIGQITGGLLFGVFPRSNKLNRSQIVIIGMVLHIIAFFLSFLNLPMEAPLHKTSAWGYIAPSIFVAILTAYFLGLGDSCWNTQIYTLIGAMYKDESSCAFALFKFFQSLAACVSFYYSSILLLHWQLLALCFGAATAAVCFFTVANKAESPEPIE is encoded by the exons ATGGATGTGCGATCTGTGTTGATCCACGGTAACTTGGAAGAAGCTGTTAAATGGTTATGGAAGAATGG cgAAATAATGAGCTTGAAtaagaaatggaaacaaatCCTTGACGGTTGCAATAAGTGCGCTCCACGGCAAATATCGCTCGACG GTATGCGGCAGGACCTCTTGGTGATTTTACAGCTTGGGTTTGCATTTTTCACCGTATTTTCGGCTTTCAACTCTCAGGGCTTCGTTGAG atTTCAGTGCTAAGAGGGATCTCTCAGCATGATCCCTCTTCTGGCATCACATCGAATAGCGGTTATTACAG TCTTGCCATCATCTActttgttttcactttttgcaACCTCATTGCGCCTCCGATCATCAGTGTTCTCGGCGCAAAATGGGCTCAG GTTCTGGGAGCGGTGTGCTACACTTCTTTCATGATTCAGTTCTTATTTGTTAACATGTGGTCCCTGTATATCTTCTCTGCTGTGTTAGGCTTTGGTGCTGCAG TGATTTGGACCGCAAATGGAGCGTATCTTGTCCAGTTTTCAAGGGCTGGAAAGATGGCTAGAAATAGTGGAATTCTCTGGGCGATGCTTCAGTCGTCGCTTGTTGCCGGAGcgattttcctcttttttgttcttagcCACGG AGATTTGTTCTCTTCCTATCGTCTTCTGTACACCGCATTTGCCATTGTTTCCTGTATTGGTATAATTACCTTATGTCTTCTTCCTGCTTCGCCCCCATTGAATT ATGAAAGCCTCGAAGATCCACTTTTTGATGACCCAGACGAGTTGGATGTTTCAGCTCCAATCGTCCCTCAAGATCCAAGAAGCTGGCAACAGGAATTCA AACAcacattttctcttcttcgcaCAAAGAACATGGTATTGCTGTCGGTTTGCTTCCTGTACAGTGGAATCGAGATCACATATTACAGTG GAGTCTATACCGCTTGTTTGTCTGCTGCTACTGCGCTCAATGCTGGATCTGAGAGAATCATCTCATATGCTGTACTAGCTATGGGTATTGGACAAATCACTG GAGGACTACTCTTCGGGGTGTTCCCCCGTAGTAATAAACTGAATCGCTCCCAAATTGTTATTATTGGTATGGTTTTGCATATCATCGCTTTCTTTTTGTCCTTCTTGAATCTGCCAATGGAGGCTCCGCTGCATAAAACCTCAGCCTGGGGATATATTGCGCCAAG CATATTCGTTGCTATCCTGACTGCTTATTTCCTCGGTTTGGGTGATTCGTGTTGGAACACTCAAATTTATACACTTATTGGAGCAATGTACAAGGATGAATCATCGTGTGCTTTTGcgcttttcaaattcttccag TCACTGGCGGCCTGCGTCTCGTTCTACTATAGCTCCATACTGCTTCTCCATTGGCAGCTCTTAGCTCTATGCTTTGGCGCTGCTACCGCTGCTGTCTGCTTTTTTACGGTAGCGAACAAAGCCGAATCCCCTGAACCCATTGAGTGA
- a CDS encoding hypothetical protein (NECATOR_CHRX.G26413.T4), whose translation MDVRSVLIHGNLEEAVKWLWKNGEIMSLNKKWKQILDGCNKCAPRQISLDGMRQDLLVILQLGFAFFTVFSAFNSQGFVEISVLRGISQHDPSSGITSNSGYYSLAIIYFVFTFCNLIAPPIISVLGAKWAQVLGAVCYTSFMIQFLFVNMWSLYIFSAVLGFGAAVIWTANGAYLVQFSRAGKMARNSGILWAMLQSSLVAGAIFLFFVLSHGDLFSSYRLLYTAFAIVSCIGIITLCLLPASPPLNLDESLEDPLFDDPDELDVSAPIVPQDPRSWQQEFKHTFSLLRTKNMVLLSVCFLYSGIEITYYSGVYTACLSAATALNAGSERIISYAVLAMGIGQITGGLLFGVFPRSNKLNRSQIVIIGMVLHIIAFFLSFLNLPMEAPLHKTSAWGYIAPSIFVAILTAYFLGLGDSCWNTQIYTLIGAMYKDESSCAFALFKFFQSLAACVSFYYSSILLLHWQLLALCFGAATAAVCFFTVANKAESPEPIE comes from the exons ATGGATGTGCGATCTGTGTTGATCCACGGTAACTTGGAAGAAGCTGTTAAATGGTTATGGAAGAATGG cgAAATAATGAGCTTGAAtaagaaatggaaacaaatCCTTGACGGTTGCAATAAGTGCGCTCCACGGCAAATATCGCTCGACG GTATGCGGCAGGACCTCTTGGTGATTTTACAGCTTGGGTTTGCATTTTTCACCGTATTTTCGGCTTTCAACTCTCAGGGCTTCGTTGAG atTTCAGTGCTAAGAGGGATCTCTCAGCATGATCCCTCTTCTGGCATCACATCGAATAGCGGTTATTACAG TCTTGCCATCATCTActttgttttcactttttgcaACCTCATTGCGCCTCCGATCATCAGTGTTCTCGGCGCAAAATGGGCTCAG GTTCTGGGAGCGGTGTGCTACACTTCTTTCATGATTCAGTTCTTATTTGTTAACATGTGGTCCCTGTATATCTTCTCTGCTGTGTTAGGCTTTGGTGCTGCAG TGATTTGGACCGCAAATGGAGCGTATCTTGTCCAGTTTTCAAGGGCTGGAAAGATGGCTAGAAATAGTGGAATTCTCTGGGCGATGCTTCAGTCGTCGCTTGTTGCCGGAGcgattttcctcttttttgttcttagcCACGG AGATTTGTTCTCTTCCTATCGTCTTCTGTACACCGCATTTGCCATTGTTTCCTGTATTGGTATAATTACCTTATGTCTTCTTCCTGCTTCGCCCCCATTGAATT TAGATGAAAGCCTCGAAGATCCACTTTTTGATGACCCAGACGAGTTGGATGTTTCAGCTCCAATCGTCCCTCAAGATCCAAGAAGCTGGCAACAGGAATTCA AACAcacattttctcttcttcgcaCAAAGAACATGGTATTGCTGTCGGTTTGCTTCCTGTACAGTGGAATCGAGATCACATATTACAGTG GAGTCTATACCGCTTGTTTGTCTGCTGCTACTGCGCTCAATGCTGGATCTGAGAGAATCATCTCATATGCTGTACTAGCTATGGGTATTGGACAAATCACTG GAGGACTACTCTTCGGGGTGTTCCCCCGTAGTAATAAACTGAATCGCTCCCAAATTGTTATTATTGGTATGGTTTTGCATATCATCGCTTTCTTTTTGTCCTTCTTGAATCTGCCAATGGAGGCTCCGCTGCATAAAACCTCAGCCTGGGGATATATTGCGCCAAG CATATTCGTTGCTATCCTGACTGCTTATTTCCTCGGTTTGGGTGATTCGTGTTGGAACACTCAAATTTATACACTTATTGGAGCAATGTACAAGGATGAATCATCGTGTGCTTTTGcgcttttcaaattcttccag TCACTGGCGGCCTGCGTCTCGTTCTACTATAGCTCCATACTGCTTCTCCATTGGCAGCTCTTAGCTCTATGCTTTGGCGCTGCTACCGCTGCTGTCTGCTTTTTTACGGTAGCGAACAAAGCCGAATCCCCTGAACCCATTGAGTGA
- a CDS encoding hypothetical protein (NECATOR_CHRX.G26413.T2), whose product MDVRSVLIHGNLEEAVKWLWKNGEIMSLNKKWKQILDGCNKCAPRQISLDGMRQDLLVILQLGFAFFTVFSAFNSQGFVEISVLRGISQHDPSSGITSNSGYYSLAIIYFVFTFCNLIAPPIISVLGAKWAQVLGAVCYTSFMIQFLFVNMWSLYIFSAVLGFGAAVIWTANGAYLVQFSRAGKMARNSGILWAMLQSSLVAGAIFLFFVLSHGDLFSSYRLLYTAFAIVSCIGIITLCLLPASPPLNSPIVPQDPRSWQQEFKHTFSLLRTKNMVLLSVCFLYSGIEITYYSGVYTACLSAATALNAGSERIISYAVLAMGIGQITGGLLFGVFPRSNKLNRSQIVIIGMVLHIIAFFLSFLNLPMEAPLHKTSAWGYIAPSIFVAILTAYFLGLGDSCWNTQIYTLIGAMYKDESSCAFALFKFFQSLAACVSFYYSSILLLHWQLLALCFGAATAAVCFFTVANKAESPEPIE is encoded by the exons ATGGATGTGCGATCTGTGTTGATCCACGGTAACTTGGAAGAAGCTGTTAAATGGTTATGGAAGAATGG cgAAATAATGAGCTTGAAtaagaaatggaaacaaatCCTTGACGGTTGCAATAAGTGCGCTCCACGGCAAATATCGCTCGACG GTATGCGGCAGGACCTCTTGGTGATTTTACAGCTTGGGTTTGCATTTTTCACCGTATTTTCGGCTTTCAACTCTCAGGGCTTCGTTGAG atTTCAGTGCTAAGAGGGATCTCTCAGCATGATCCCTCTTCTGGCATCACATCGAATAGCGGTTATTACAG TCTTGCCATCATCTActttgttttcactttttgcaACCTCATTGCGCCTCCGATCATCAGTGTTCTCGGCGCAAAATGGGCTCAG GTTCTGGGAGCGGTGTGCTACACTTCTTTCATGATTCAGTTCTTATTTGTTAACATGTGGTCCCTGTATATCTTCTCTGCTGTGTTAGGCTTTGGTGCTGCAG TGATTTGGACCGCAAATGGAGCGTATCTTGTCCAGTTTTCAAGGGCTGGAAAGATGGCTAGAAATAGTGGAATTCTCTGGGCGATGCTTCAGTCGTCGCTTGTTGCCGGAGcgattttcctcttttttgttcttagcCACGG AGATTTGTTCTCTTCCTATCGTCTTCTGTACACCGCATTTGCCATTGTTTCCTGTATTGGTATAATTACCTTATGTCTTCTTCCTGCTTCGCCCCCATTGAATT CTCCAATCGTCCCTCAAGATCCAAGAAGCTGGCAACAGGAATTCA AACAcacattttctcttcttcgcaCAAAGAACATGGTATTGCTGTCGGTTTGCTTCCTGTACAGTGGAATCGAGATCACATATTACAGTG GAGTCTATACCGCTTGTTTGTCTGCTGCTACTGCGCTCAATGCTGGATCTGAGAGAATCATCTCATATGCTGTACTAGCTATGGGTATTGGACAAATCACTG GAGGACTACTCTTCGGGGTGTTCCCCCGTAGTAATAAACTGAATCGCTCCCAAATTGTTATTATTGGTATGGTTTTGCATATCATCGCTTTCTTTTTGTCCTTCTTGAATCTGCCAATGGAGGCTCCGCTGCATAAAACCTCAGCCTGGGGATATATTGCGCCAAG CATATTCGTTGCTATCCTGACTGCTTATTTCCTCGGTTTGGGTGATTCGTGTTGGAACACTCAAATTTATACACTTATTGGAGCAATGTACAAGGATGAATCATCGTGTGCTTTTGcgcttttcaaattcttccag TCACTGGCGGCCTGCGTCTCGTTCTACTATAGCTCCATACTGCTTCTCCATTGGCAGCTCTTAGCTCTATGCTTTGGCGCTGCTACCGCTGCTGTCTGCTTTTTTACGGTAGCGAACAAAGCCGAATCCCCTGAACCCATTGAGTGA